Proteins found in one Luteimonas chenhongjianii genomic segment:
- a CDS encoding HlyC/CorC family transporter has translation MSEDDSRSSPSSEPPERRRGWLERLSSAISGEPSNREDLVELLRDTHADGLIDADTLRMFEGALGISSKTVGDVMVPRAQMVALPADAPFLDLMKQVVESGHSRFPVHGEDKDEILGILLAKDLLRGVVADNGPGSIHELLRPAVLIPESKKLNVLLREFRLSRNHMAIVIDEYGGVAGLVTIEDVLEEIVGQIDDEHDDAEDPNALIAAQADGQFAVSALTPISDFNERFGSDFDDAEYDTIGGVITGAIGHLPEVGEELTLGRFSFRVTDADSRRLHALHVSVHAET, from the coding sequence ATGTCCGAGGACGACAGTCGATCTTCCCCTTCTTCCGAACCTCCGGAACGCCGTCGCGGCTGGCTGGAACGCCTGAGTTCTGCGATTTCAGGTGAGCCGAGCAACCGCGAGGATCTCGTGGAGCTGCTCCGCGACACGCATGCCGACGGGCTGATCGACGCAGATACATTGCGCATGTTCGAAGGCGCGCTGGGCATTTCCAGCAAGACGGTCGGCGATGTGATGGTGCCGCGCGCGCAGATGGTCGCGCTGCCTGCCGATGCGCCCTTCCTCGACCTGATGAAGCAGGTCGTCGAGTCCGGCCACTCGCGCTTCCCCGTGCACGGCGAGGACAAGGACGAGATCCTCGGCATCCTGCTGGCCAAGGACCTGCTGCGGGGCGTCGTCGCCGACAACGGGCCCGGGTCGATCCACGAACTGCTGCGTCCGGCGGTGCTGATCCCCGAGTCGAAGAAGCTCAACGTACTGCTGCGCGAGTTCCGGCTGTCGCGCAACCACATGGCGATCGTCATCGACGAGTACGGCGGCGTCGCCGGCCTGGTGACGATCGAGGATGTGCTCGAGGAGATCGTGGGCCAGATCGACGACGAGCACGACGATGCCGAGGATCCGAATGCGCTGATCGCGGCCCAGGCCGACGGCCAGTTCGCGGTCAGCGCGCTGACCCCGATTTCCGACTTCAACGAGCGTTTCGGCTCGGATTTCGACGACGCCGAGTACGACACCATCGGTGGCGTGATCACCGGGGCGATCGGCCATCTGCCGGAAGTTGGCGAGGAACTCACGCTCGGCCGCTTCTCCTTCCGGGTCACCGATGCCGACTCGCGACGCCTGCATGCGCTGCATGTCAGCGTGCATGCCGAAACCTGA
- a CDS encoding DUF4105 domain-containing protein: MPKPEARVLARLWSRACVLLLCLIVAPLAFAQAVVPRIGVATMQPGDVFFERFGHNALVVDDPAEPGPLSYNFGFFDPNEPDFVPRFIRGDMRYRLEALPLAEDLAYYRDVGRGVSIQWLDLDPDQARRMATALAENALPENARYRYDYFTDNCSTRVRDVIDVALDGALRSQLQGRSRGNTYRSDAVRLASPAPWMWLGFDIGLGPAADRPNALWEDAFVPMRLADALRSARNVDGRPLVSGEQVIVPHTQPPEPVERARRIWPWLLAGLVLGASIILVGRTAPRVVAVAALPLWTLCTVLGGVMLFLWLGSEHVFAWRNHNLLLFNPLCLLLLPGGWRIARGRAPGAMFRSVLGLVLLGGVIALFLHWLPVLPQRNAPWLALLLPVHVALFWALGRRSDAPPRSH; encoded by the coding sequence ATGCCGAAACCTGAGGCACGGGTGCTCGCGCGTCTCTGGTCACGCGCATGCGTGCTGCTGCTGTGCCTGATCGTCGCGCCGCTCGCGTTCGCGCAGGCCGTCGTGCCGCGCATCGGCGTGGCGACGATGCAGCCCGGCGATGTCTTCTTCGAGCGTTTCGGCCACAACGCGCTGGTGGTCGACGATCCGGCAGAGCCGGGCCCGCTGTCGTACAACTTCGGTTTCTTCGATCCGAACGAGCCGGATTTCGTGCCGCGCTTCATCCGCGGCGACATGCGCTATCGGCTCGAGGCCCTGCCCCTGGCCGAAGACCTGGCCTACTACCGCGACGTCGGCCGCGGCGTGTCGATCCAGTGGCTCGATCTCGACCCGGACCAGGCCCGGCGGATGGCCACGGCACTGGCCGAGAACGCGCTGCCCGAGAATGCGCGTTACCGCTACGACTACTTCACCGACAATTGTTCGACGCGCGTTCGCGACGTGATCGACGTGGCCCTGGATGGCGCGCTGCGCAGCCAGTTGCAGGGTCGCTCGCGGGGCAATACCTATCGCAGTGATGCGGTGCGGCTGGCCTCGCCCGCGCCATGGATGTGGCTCGGCTTCGACATCGGCCTCGGGCCCGCCGCCGATCGCCCCAATGCCTTATGGGAAGACGCTTTCGTCCCGATGCGTCTGGCCGATGCCCTGCGCAGTGCCCGCAACGTCGACGGGCGTCCGCTGGTTTCGGGGGAGCAGGTCATCGTGCCGCACACGCAGCCGCCCGAACCCGTCGAACGCGCGCGGCGAATCTGGCCATGGCTGTTGGCCGGCCTCGTCCTCGGGGCGTCGATCATTCTTGTCGGGCGCACCGCCCCGCGCGTCGTAGCCGTCGCTGCGTTGCCGCTGTGGACGCTGTGCACGGTGCTCGGCGGCGTGATGCTGTTCCTGTGGCTGGGCAGTGAACACGTCTTCGCCTGGCGCAACCACAACCTGCTGCTGTTCAACCCGCTGTGCCTGTTGCTGCTGCCCGGAGGCTGGCGGATCGCGCGTGGCCGCGCGCCGGGGGCGATGTTCCGCAGCGTCCTTGGGCTGGTGCTGCTGGGCGGCGTCATCGCACTGTTCCTGCACTGGCTGCCGGTGCTTCCGCAACGCAATGCACCGTGGCTGGCACTGCTGCTGCCGGTCCATGTGGCGCTGTTCTGGGCACTGGGTCGCCGATCCGACGCGCCGCCGCGGAGCCACTGA
- the ybeY gene encoding rRNA maturation RNase YbeY yields the protein MTKGPTRLDVAVGYATPRKGLPAAASFRRWAAAALAGRIREADVAIRLVDEDEGRALNRHYRGKDYATNVLSFPAELPEGLPPGLRLPLLGDLVICAPVVAREAAEQGKPLNAHYAHLTVHGVLHLLGWDHEDDTEAEAMEGLEREILAVLGIDDPYAGESR from the coding sequence ATGACGAAGGGCCCGACCCGTCTTGACGTCGCCGTCGGCTACGCGACCCCGCGCAAGGGGCTGCCCGCCGCGGCCAGCTTCCGTCGCTGGGCCGCGGCCGCGCTGGCAGGTCGCATCCGCGAGGCCGATGTCGCGATCCGCCTGGTCGACGAGGACGAGGGGCGCGCGCTCAACCGGCATTACCGCGGCAAGGACTACGCGACGAATGTGCTGAGCTTCCCGGCCGAGCTGCCGGAAGGCCTGCCACCCGGGCTGCGCCTGCCGCTGCTCGGGGATCTGGTGATCTGCGCGCCTGTGGTCGCCCGCGAGGCCGCTGAACAGGGCAAGCCGCTGAATGCCCACTACGCCCACCTGACCGTGCACGGCGTTCTCCACCTGCTGGGCTGGGACCACGAGGACGACACCGAGGCCGAGGCCATGGAAGGGCTCGAACGCGAAATCCTCGCCGTGCTCGGCATCGACGACCCCTATGCCGGCGAGTCACGCTGA